One segment of Formicincola oecophyllae DNA contains the following:
- the rseP gene encoding RIP metalloprotease RseP has translation MGIHDILIGLAVFGLVVFIHELGHFLAARLRGVPVEVFSIGFGPSLLKWRDRSGTLWKIGMLPLGGYVAFHGMMPEEPEEGASPPTPPLEEGAPAKEGAVGATDGTPAAVHPQAATPAQTPSAACGNAGEDKQGAPSHTCPPAGYVYDHEPVSTRALVAVAGPAFNFFLAIGIFAFMFALGCMPGNHPPTDVATIMPQSAAKQAGLAAGDHIAAVDGQKVGEAADLQALLSKRPGQHVTLDVVRAGHNMAVPVTLGTETVNGQQIGRLGIVFARDYLKPVPWWQAVPRAVSHCWDLSTGTLAVLWQMLTGQRDPHQLSGALGIMHMSGQAAEGGMVALILFMGLLSAHLGLFNLLPVPMLDGGHLVFHGLEAIRRKPVHPTVRARAFQVGLVLVLALYLFTTYNDLHFMGLFHWVAHFFTHPSSPA, from the coding sequence ATGGGCATCCATGACATCCTGATTGGGCTGGCGGTGTTCGGGCTGGTGGTGTTCATCCATGAGTTGGGGCACTTCCTGGCAGCGCGCCTGCGTGGTGTGCCTGTGGAGGTCTTTTCCATCGGTTTCGGGCCAAGCTTGCTGAAATGGCGTGACCGTTCGGGAACGCTTTGGAAGATCGGCATGCTGCCTTTAGGGGGCTATGTGGCTTTCCATGGCATGATGCCTGAGGAGCCAGAAGAGGGTGCCTCCCCCCCTACGCCCCCTCTGGAGGAAGGTGCGCCAGCCAAGGAAGGTGCCGTAGGCGCTACTGATGGCACCCCAGCCGCAGTTCATCCACAAGCCGCCACGCCTGCACAAACGCCAAGCGCTGCCTGCGGGAACGCAGGGGAGGATAAGCAGGGCGCGCCCTCTCACACATGCCCCCCTGCTGGCTATGTTTACGACCATGAACCAGTCAGCACGCGCGCGCTGGTGGCGGTTGCTGGGCCAGCGTTTAATTTCTTCCTGGCCATTGGGATTTTCGCTTTCATGTTCGCCCTGGGCTGCATGCCAGGCAACCATCCGCCCACGGACGTTGCCACCATCATGCCCCAGTCTGCAGCCAAGCAGGCTGGGCTGGCTGCAGGCGACCATATCGCGGCTGTGGATGGCCAGAAGGTTGGGGAGGCCGCAGACCTACAGGCCCTTCTCAGCAAGCGGCCTGGGCAGCATGTCACGCTTGACGTGGTGCGCGCAGGCCACAACATGGCTGTGCCTGTGACCCTTGGCACGGAAACAGTGAATGGGCAGCAAATTGGCCGGCTGGGCATCGTCTTCGCCAGGGACTACCTCAAGCCTGTACCGTGGTGGCAGGCTGTGCCCAGGGCTGTCAGCCATTGCTGGGACCTCAGCACCGGTACGCTGGCCGTCCTGTGGCAGATGCTGACGGGCCAACGCGATCCGCACCAGCTCTCAGGTGCACTTGGCATCATGCACATGTCTGGCCAGGCTGCTGAGGGGGGGATGGTTGCCCTTATCCTGTTCATGGGGCTGCTTTCTGCCCATCTAGGGCTGTTCAACCTGCTGCCCGTCCCCATGTTGGATGGCGGCCATCTGGTGTTTCACGGCCTTGAGGCCATCCGCCGGAAGCCCGTTCACCCAACGGTGCGTGCCAGGGCTTTTCAAGTTGGGTTGGTATTGGTGCTGGCGCTCTACCTGTTCACCACTTACAATGACCTGCACTTTATGGGGCTGTTTCATTGGGTGGCGCATTTCTTCACCCACCCCTCAAGCCCTGCCTAA
- a CDS encoding OmpH family outer membrane protein, which translates to MRSHPKPFFLKAATALTLAMAVVPLGNGAQAADAASGQKWFTPKAEAPAPQPQPRPRPAPRRRAVPVPVAAEEDDGPSPEEMGPQAPPLLPLPPVPTVAAIPKEAPPPTAVIGIISIQGVMQLSSAAQEIQQVLGARRDKLAQAVHKEEGAWRAEQRKLQMQARSLTADQIQLRERHLQERRARDQRDFGNQARIIQEAYQVAFHQIERVLEEPNGIIARVSAAHSMNLVFHAEQVVLHVAGQDITQEVANHLNQVMPHVAIPAEGVDPEALARSGKVPTTADEEARPMPPGTQQNHPAKPAKK; encoded by the coding sequence ATGAGAAGCCATCCCAAGCCCTTTTTCCTGAAGGCCGCCACAGCGCTCACGCTGGCCATGGCTGTGGTGCCGCTTGGAAACGGCGCGCAGGCCGCTGACGCAGCCTCTGGGCAGAAATGGTTCACCCCTAAAGCCGAGGCCCCAGCCCCCCAGCCGCAACCCCGCCCCCGCCCAGCGCCGCGCCGTCGCGCTGTCCCCGTGCCAGTTGCAGCTGAGGAGGACGATGGCCCCTCCCCTGAGGAAATGGGCCCGCAGGCGCCACCTTTGCTGCCGCTGCCGCCTGTTCCCACCGTGGCGGCCATCCCCAAGGAGGCGCCGCCGCCCACAGCGGTTATTGGCATCATCAGCATTCAGGGGGTCATGCAGCTTTCCTCAGCGGCGCAGGAAATCCAGCAAGTGCTGGGGGCGCGGCGCGACAAGCTGGCCCAGGCTGTCCACAAGGAGGAGGGTGCTTGGCGCGCTGAGCAACGCAAACTGCAAATGCAGGCCCGTTCCCTGACAGCAGACCAGATCCAGCTGCGCGAACGCCACCTGCAGGAACGCCGCGCCCGTGACCAGCGCGATTTCGGCAACCAGGCCCGCATCATCCAGGAAGCTTACCAGGTGGCCTTCCACCAGATTGAACGCGTCCTTGAGGAGCCAAACGGCATCATCGCCCGCGTTTCCGCCGCCCATAGCATGAACCTGGTTTTCCATGCTGAACAGGTGGTGCTGCACGTTGCTGGCCAGGACATCACGCAGGAGGTGGCCAACCACCTTAACCAAGTTATGCCGCACGTGGCCATCCCCGCTGAAGGGGTCGACCCTGAAGCGCTCGCCCGTTCTGGCAAAGTGCCCACAACAGCTGATGAGGAGGCGCGCCCCATGCCCCCAGGCACCCAGCAGAACCACCCGGCCAAGCCAGCCAAAAAATGA
- the bamA gene encoding outer membrane protein assembly factor BamA → MRLKKIPFTGLNGHTTQRPRGLALSRAAGCLALSAFVTAMGAAQAHAAPRRSHHPAMHVVSAGAPSAPRAFGNLISAIIIEGNNRIENSTVLSYMTVQPGDTFSRDAISRSLKTLYATGLFKDVLMKREGNTLVVKVIENPIVNRIVFEGNMAVKDNELLREIALRARAVFSPQQVAVDRQKILNFYASKSRFGTTVTPQIIKLSHNRVDVVFNINESPISMVRKIVFVGNKYYSEGDLAAVISSKESAWYRFLSNADEYNPGRVRYDMELLKRHYLHTGFVDFKIVNATGEMSPDHKTFMITYTLHEGPRYNLDKISIRSNIKGVTPKMMKPLVQVYLHQIYDGTAIQDNAENMQDWLQDHGHPFAVVRTDIARNPEKRRIDLLFDIGEMPRAYVERIDINGNTITRDGVIRRDLPVAEGDAYTPAARKYMKMAIMDMGYFKNASVEQSEGSAPDKVNLVASVVEKPTGEFSLGGGYSTDVGVLGNLALKQHNLLGTGIDAGFSGTIAYYEKQADLTFTDPYFMNRNLVAGADFYFTQNNYQTYQKYNEGQYGGDLRAGYSFNRYLSQEWTYTLVDRQVGNSMPCKSYLPGRCYPYYQEDASSVFVQNSTGWTLLSQLSTNFTYDRRDNRVRPHSGFILNAGGDFAGIGGDEQYLRGKFNGAYYIPLDDLTGNNLWTFRLKGGVGYMGNWSKGGNVNIIDNFYLGGANLRGFMQGGVGPRSGHVKCKPGNNGGLGPGESKRGGFNGYCPWEGQDDFIGGNFMYTASAQLDYPLPMGEALGISGRAFIDAGSLFGVRVPYKHNLHKGASWLSNGGAATPITGDSALPRVSGGLGISWKSPFGLVNIDGAVPIRKERGDKTYPIRFGFGQQF, encoded by the coding sequence ATGCGCCTGAAAAAAATTCCTTTCACGGGCCTGAACGGCCACACCACCCAACGCCCCAGGGGGCTGGCCCTAAGCAGGGCCGCTGGGTGCTTGGCGCTTTCAGCGTTCGTCACAGCCATGGGGGCTGCGCAAGCCCACGCCGCGCCACGCCGCAGCCACCACCCGGCCATGCATGTTGTCAGCGCTGGCGCCCCCAGCGCGCCACGTGCCTTCGGCAACCTCATCTCAGCCATCATTATCGAGGGCAACAACCGCATTGAGAATAGCACCGTCCTTTCCTATATGACGGTGCAACCAGGCGACACCTTCAGCCGCGATGCCATCAGCCGCTCCCTCAAGACGCTTTACGCCACGGGGTTATTCAAAGACGTCCTCATGAAGCGGGAGGGCAACACCTTGGTGGTCAAGGTGATTGAGAACCCCATCGTCAACCGCATCGTGTTCGAGGGCAACATGGCGGTGAAGGACAATGAACTCCTGCGTGAGATCGCCTTGCGCGCCCGCGCCGTGTTTTCCCCCCAGCAGGTGGCTGTGGACAGGCAGAAGATCCTGAACTTCTACGCTTCCAAATCGCGCTTCGGCACCACGGTGACGCCACAAATCATCAAGCTTTCGCACAACCGCGTTGACGTTGTGTTCAACATCAACGAATCGCCCATCTCAATGGTGCGCAAAATCGTTTTCGTGGGTAACAAGTACTATTCGGAAGGTGACCTGGCCGCTGTCATCTCCTCCAAGGAATCGGCCTGGTACCGTTTCCTCTCCAACGCTGACGAATACAACCCCGGCCGCGTGCGCTACGATATGGAGCTCCTCAAGCGGCATTACCTCCACACTGGCTTCGTGGACTTCAAGATCGTCAACGCCACAGGCGAAATGTCGCCTGACCACAAAACCTTCATGATCACCTACACCCTCCATGAAGGGCCGCGCTACAATTTGGACAAAATCAGCATCCGCTCCAACATCAAGGGCGTCACCCCCAAGATGATGAAGCCACTGGTGCAGGTCTACCTTCACCAAATTTATGACGGCACGGCCATCCAGGACAATGCCGAGAACATGCAGGACTGGCTGCAGGACCACGGCCACCCCTTCGCTGTGGTGCGCACCGATATTGCCCGCAACCCTGAAAAGCGCCGCATCGACCTTTTGTTCGATATCGGCGAGATGCCGCGCGCCTACGTGGAGCGCATCGACATCAATGGCAACACCATCACCCGCGATGGCGTCATCAGGCGCGACCTGCCCGTAGCTGAGGGGGACGCTTACACGCCGGCCGCGCGCAAATACATGAAAATGGCCATCATGGACATGGGCTATTTCAAGAACGCCTCTGTGGAGCAATCGGAAGGCTCAGCGCCTGATAAGGTCAACCTGGTGGCCAGCGTGGTGGAGAAGCCCACCGGCGAGTTCTCCCTGGGTGGCGGCTACTCAACGGACGTTGGCGTGCTGGGCAATCTGGCTCTTAAGCAGCACAACCTGCTGGGCACAGGCATTGACGCGGGCTTCTCAGGCACCATCGCTTATTACGAAAAGCAGGCTGACCTGACCTTCACAGACCCTTACTTCATGAACCGCAACCTGGTGGCCGGGGCTGACTTCTACTTCACGCAGAACAACTACCAGACCTACCAGAAGTACAACGAAGGGCAGTATGGCGGCGACTTGCGCGCTGGCTACTCCTTCAACCGCTACCTTTCGCAGGAATGGACCTACACCCTGGTGGATCGCCAGGTCGGCAACTCCATGCCGTGCAAAAGCTACCTGCCTGGGCGTTGCTACCCTTACTACCAGGAGGATGCCTCCTCGGTGTTCGTGCAAAACTCAACAGGCTGGACGCTGCTTTCGCAGCTCAGCACCAACTTCACCTATGACAGGCGCGACAACCGCGTGCGGCCCCATTCCGGCTTCATCCTGAATGCCGGCGGCGACTTTGCCGGCATTGGCGGTGATGAGCAGTACCTCCGCGGCAAGTTCAACGGCGCCTACTACATTCCCCTTGACGACCTGACGGGCAACAATCTGTGGACGTTCCGCCTCAAAGGTGGCGTTGGCTACATGGGCAATTGGAGCAAGGGCGGCAACGTCAACATCATCGACAACTTCTACCTGGGCGGCGCCAACCTGCGCGGCTTCATGCAAGGTGGCGTTGGGCCGCGTTCAGGCCATGTGAAGTGCAAGCCAGGCAACAATGGCGGCCTGGGGCCAGGGGAATCTAAGCGTGGCGGCTTCAATGGCTACTGCCCCTGGGAAGGCCAGGACGACTTCATCGGCGGCAACTTCATGTACACAGCTTCCGCGCAGCTTGATTACCCCCTGCCTATGGGGGAGGCGCTGGGCATTTCCGGCCGTGCCTTTATTGACGCAGGCAGCTTGTTTGGCGTGCGCGTTCCTTACAAGCACAACTTGCACAAGGGCGCCTCCTGGCTTTCCAACGGGGGGGCGGCTACCCCCATCACGGGTGACAGCGCCTTGCCGCGCGTCTCAGGGGGCCTGGGCATTTCCTGGAAAAGCCCCTTTGGGCTTGTCAACATCGATGGCGCCGTTCCCATCCGCAAGGAGCGTGGCGACAAGACCTACCCCATCCGCTTTGGTTTTGGTCAGCAATTCTAA
- the lpxD gene encoding UDP-3-O-(3-hydroxymyristoyl)glucosamine N-acyltransferase gives MTATTAAGRAQAGDGRFFASAGPFTLAQVVEAAGAGVTLPPGSAGTIITGVAPLGSAVPGEVSFLANRHYAPALRSTKASAVITLPAFNADVPAGCLGLPTNQPYLAWARVARLFHPEKAPSGTIHPTAVVAPSAKLGAGCTIGPLAVVEEEVVLGPGCVVEAHAHIAAHVVMGAGCRIGSGASLSHALLGDKVRVFPGARIGQDGFGFTPGPDGFEDVPQLGRVILEDGVQVGANTTIDRGSARDTVIGAGTRIDNLVQIGHNVQTGRGCVIVAQAGVSGSTTLEDHVTLAAQAGLVGHITIGKGARVGAQCGVMDDVPPGADVIGSPAMPFWEFFRNVAFLRRLARKPRHSS, from the coding sequence ATGACCGCAACTACCGCCGCAGGGCGCGCGCAGGCTGGTGACGGGCGCTTTTTCGCTAGCGCTGGCCCCTTCACGCTGGCGCAGGTGGTTGAAGCGGCGGGCGCAGGCGTGACGCTGCCCCCTGGCAGCGCTGGCACCATCATCACAGGGGTGGCCCCCCTTGGTAGCGCAGTCCCTGGGGAGGTCAGCTTCCTGGCCAACCGCCATTACGCGCCCGCCCTGCGCAGTACCAAGGCCAGCGCCGTCATCACCTTGCCTGCTTTCAATGCTGACGTGCCAGCTGGCTGCCTAGGGCTGCCTACAAACCAACCTTACCTGGCCTGGGCGCGCGTGGCGCGCCTGTTCCATCCTGAAAAGGCGCCTAGCGGCACCATCCACCCCACAGCGGTTGTGGCGCCCAGCGCTAAGCTGGGTGCTGGGTGCACCATCGGCCCCTTGGCTGTTGTGGAGGAAGAGGTTGTTCTAGGCCCAGGTTGCGTGGTGGAGGCCCACGCCCACATTGCAGCGCATGTGGTTATGGGCGCTGGCTGCCGCATTGGGTCTGGCGCCAGCCTCTCCCATGCGCTTTTGGGCGACAAGGTGCGCGTGTTCCCAGGCGCACGCATTGGGCAGGATGGTTTTGGCTTCACCCCAGGCCCTGATGGTTTCGAGGATGTGCCCCAGCTGGGACGCGTCATCCTGGAAGATGGGGTGCAAGTGGGCGCCAACACCACCATTGACCGTGGTTCAGCGCGTGACACCGTGATTGGCGCTGGCACGCGCATCGATAACCTTGTGCAGATAGGCCACAATGTCCAAACAGGCCGTGGGTGTGTCATCGTGGCGCAGGCTGGGGTTTCAGGATCCACCACGCTGGAAGACCACGTGACGCTGGCTGCGCAGGCTGGCCTGGTGGGGCACATCACCATTGGTAAGGGCGCGCGTGTGGGGGCGCAATGTGGCGTCATGGATGATGTGCCGCCAGGCGCTGACGTCATCGGCAGCCCGGCCATGCCTTTTTGGGAGTTTTTCCGCAATGTCGCCTTCCTGCGGCGCTTGGCGCGCAAGCCACGCCACAGTTCCTGA